In Chryseobacterium sp. C-71, the genomic window GTTTTAGGAATTACCATTTCAGCTTTGTTATTTGGAATTCTACACAGCACTTACGGAACAATTGGTCAGGTTGTTATTACTTTTTTTATCGGAATTGTATTTGCGCTGTTTTACAAAAAATATTCAAATATTAAAATTTTGATCATCTGTCATTTTATGTTTGACTTTATCTCTTTAATGCTTATGAATCTGACTGATCTTAAAAACTTATCTTCTATTTAAACTATGAAAATCATAACCTCTCCTGCAAAATTAATGAACACAGAAAACTCAACAGATCTGTTGAGAAGTACAACCCCGAAATTCATTGAAGAAGCGGAATTCATCCATTCTTTTTTAAAACATAAATCTCCAAAATATCTTTCTGAACTGATGGAAATCTCTCCAAAACTGGCAGATGAAAACTGGGAAAGAAATCAAAAATGGAAAGCAAAACCAAACGCAAAAGAATCTGCTCCCGCAATGTTTGCCTTTACAGGAGAAGTTTACAGAGGATTAGATGCGAAAACTTTAGATAAAAAAGCAGTAGATTATCTTCAGAAAAATTACAGAATGCTTTCCGGATTGTACGGTTTGCTTAAACCTTCCGACAAGGTCATGTTGTATCGACTGGAAATGGGAAGACCATTTGAATTTGATGAATACAAAAATCTCTACAGCTTCTGGACTGAAAAAGTGACAGAACAGCTTAATTCTGAAATGAAAAAGAACGAACCTCTTCTCTTTTTATGCAGCAATGAATACGGAAAAGTGATCGACCGAAAAAAGCTCAACCACAAAATCATCGATTTTGAATTTTATGAATTGAGAGAAGGAAAGCTCAAAACCATCGTGGTTTATACAAAACATGCGAGAGGTTTGGTTGTGAGATTCTGCGCAGAAACCCAAGCAAAAACGTTGAATGACGTAAAGGCGTTCAACTATGAAGGTTACAGAATTAATGAGGAAAAATCTACGGATACTAAATTGGTTTTTACAAGATAAATGACAATTTCAGAATTAAAAAAGTACTTTAAAACGGAACTTTCAGGATTGTATACAGATTCTGAAACAGACTTTCTATATTCAGTCTTTGTTGAGAAAATTTTAGGTTTAAATCAAATTCAACAAAGGATGATGTCTGATCAGCAATTATCAGATGTAAACGAAAATCATTTTCAAAATATTCTTTCCGAATTGAAAATCGGAAAACCTTATCAGCATATTTTAGGTGAAACTGAATTTTACGGAATGACTTTTTTTGTGAATGAAAATGTATTGATTCCCCGTCCGGAAACTGAAGAATTGCTGGAAATGGCCATTCAGAAAATTCAAAATTCAGATTTTGATGTTCAGGGTTTAAAGATTTTAGACATTGGAACCGGAAGCGGGATTATTCCTTTGGTTTTGAAGAAATATTTTCCAAATGCTGAAATTTCATCAATTGATTTTTCGGAAAAAGCTTTGGAAGTTGCGAAAAGAAATGCAGAATTTCATCAGCTCGAAGTTAATTTTATTCATGCAGATTATTTGAATTTTAAATTGAATGAAAACTATGATATTATCATTTCAAATCCACCATATATCGGGATTGAGGAAGAAATAGAAATTGAAAATTCTGTAAAAGGATTTGAACCTACAATCGCTCTTTTCTCGCCAACATCAGACGCTTTAATTTTTTATAAAAAGATTGCAGAAGATTCTATAAAGCATTTAAATAAAAACGGTTTTTTGTTCTTAGAGATCAATCAAAAATTAGGTTCGGAAACTTTGGAATTATATCAAGATATTCTCTCAAATGCTGAATTGATAAAAGATTTAAGCGGAAACGACCGTTTTGTGATTGGTTTGAAATAAGATTATCAATACAAACATTCAAAAAAAATCGGTTATCTCTAACCGATTCTTTTCTTTATAAATATTTCGTAAGATAAATAGAGAAGTGGTAATGCCATAATTCCTATAAATAAAGAATTTTCTATAGCTGCTTCAGGTTGGTTGGCAATTGCATAAACCAAACCAAAAAAAGCACCACCTAAGTGAGCAGCGTGTCCTAAGTTATCCCATTGCTTTGGATTTAGCATCATGTACACAGAATATCCAAAGTAAAGCAAACCGAAGATAAATCCGGGAATTGGAATTGGAATAAAAAATAGATATAGACTCATATTGGGAGCCATAGCGATAGCCGCAAACAAAACCCCTGAAACTCCTCCACTTGCACCGATTGCAGAATACCAAGGTTGCTTCTGATAAATAAAAAGAGAAAAAATGTTTCCCAAAAGAATTGATCCTATATAAATAATAATAAATCCTACAGTGCCAAATCCTTCCAAAATTACAGGTCCAAAAAAATACAATGTCATCATATTAAATAACAGATGCATAATATCAGCATGTAGAAAACCAGCAGAAAGCAATCGTAGGTATTCTTTTTTATTTCGAATTGCTCCAACGTTAAATTTATATTTTTCAAAAATAACCTGATTATTAAAAGCGATGAAGCTTATAATCGCAGTAATTGCTATAGTTATGAATAAAATTCCCATATTTTCTTTTCTTAATTCTCAGTATTTCCACCTTCAAACAAATCGCCAATCGTACCGCCATCATCATCTGCTGATGGAGTAAAATCTGGTTCTTCGTAAACTTCCAGCTCCTCTTCTTCTGGCTCTGGGATGGTAATATTGATGTTTTTTACTTTAAATTTTGTGAACTGATTTCCGATGGCTTTTATACCTTTTATTGCGATGAACTCATCGATGTTTACAGTTTCAGGATCACGTTCTTTTCCTTTATCTTTTGCAAAAATGATTTCAGCAGTTGCGCCATTTGACACTAAAATCCTTTCAATAAAAGACTTCGGATGTTCAGACGGCATAAAGGTCTGCGGATTGATCGTATTCTCAAGCAAAAATCTCTTGATAAAATAAATATCTTTTTCGCCGTCATAATAAATACAGGTAATTGGCTGTTGCGGTCGCCACTTTTCAAGGATGATGTATTCGTCATCAAAACGGTTTCCAAGATCAAAACTGATTAATTTTGCTTCGCCTTGCGAATTGATGGTCAGAATTTTATCATCTCCTTTGAAGCTTCCCAACAACGTTCCTCTCACATCTGCATTCAGACGTCTTACCGTCTCATCAAACCAGATTTTTCTTGGTGCTAAAGTAGAAACACCTTCTTCTTTTAAATCTACTTTTTTGACTGAATATTTGGTAACTAAATTTCCTTTAGAATCACGGCCTTTGATACCTATTTCTGAGAAATCAATATCCATTTTGTTTTTTCTGATTCTTGGATTTGGCTTTAAAAGTACCGTCACTGTTTCTGCTTCACCGTTGGGATTGGCTGAAAAATAAAGAGTTTCAGAACCTTTTGCATCTGAAGCTAAACGATAATCTGTATTTCTGGTCACACCCGTTACAGAAAAACGCTTCATGTAGTAAGGACCTTGCATTCCTTCACGATAAATCATGTTGTAAACCGTACGCTTGTCATTTTTCTTCCAGATAGCAACGTGCAGAATGTCTTTTCCAATGAAAGTTTTGGCTTCCACCTTTACGACTTTCATGCTACCATCTTTTCTGAACGTGATGATGTCGTCAATGTCTGAACAATCAAACAAAAACTGGTCTTTTCTTAATGAAGTTCCCACGAAACCTTCTTCAAAATTAGCATAGAATTTTTCGTTGGCAACGGCAACTTTTGATGCGTCGATGGTATCGAAAATCCTCAATTCCGTTTTACGTTCTCTGCCTTTTCCGTATTTTTTCTGAATATTTAAATAATAATCAATCGCATACGCAATCAGATTGGCCAAATGATGTCTTACCTGCTCTATTTTACCTTCGAGTGATAATATATTTTCTTTAAATTTATCTAAATCGAATCTTGAAATTCTTTTGATTCTGATTTCAGTCAATCTCAGAATATCTTCTTCCGTAACTTCTCTTAAAAGATGCGCCGTGTGAGGTTTTAGCCCAATTGCAATCGTTTTTAAAACATCTTCCCAGCTTTTCACCTCTTCAATATCGTGATAGATTCTGTTTTCGATGAAAATTCTTTCCAATGAAGAAAAATGCCAGCTTTCCTGCAATTCATTGAGTTCTATTTCCAATTCTTTTTTCAATAACGAAACCGTATGATCGGTATTCATTCTTAGAATTTCAGAAACATTCAGGAACATCGGTTTGTCACCAACAATTACACACGCATTTGGTGAAATCGTTACCTGACAATCGGTAAATGCATATAAAGCATCAATTGTTTTGTCGGGCGAAACTTCATTATGAAGATAAATCAGAATCTCAACTTTATCTGAAGTATTGTCTTCAATTTTTTTGATCTTAATTTTTCCTTTTTCGTTGGCTTTAATGATCGAATCAATCAAATCGCCGGTGTTTTTAGAAAAAGGAAGCTCAGAAATCATCAAAGTATGTTTGTCGACCTGAGAAATTTTGGCTCTGGCTCTTACTTTTCCGCCTCTGTGACCGTCGTTGTATTCTGAAACATCAAGAAAACCAGCCGTCAGAAAATCCGGGAAAATTTCAAATTTTTTGCCTTTTAGATGAGCAACAGAAGCATTAATTAATTCATTAAAGTTATGAGGAAGAATCTTAGTAGAAAGTCCTACTCCAATTCCTTCAACACCCTGTGCCAAAAGCAAAGGAAATTTTACGGGTAAATCTACTGGTTCGTTATTTCTGCCATCATAAGACTTTGACCAAACCGTAGTTTTAGGATTGAAGACCACTTCCAAAGCGAAAGGCGTCAGTCTTGCTTCAATATATCTCGCAGCCGCAGCAGAATCTCCTGTATAAATATTCCCCCAGTTTCCTTGTGTATCAATCAGTAATTCTCTTTGTCCGATTCCTACCATCGCATCGGTAATCGATGCATCACCGTGCGGGTGATATTTCATCGTATTTCCGACAATATTGGCAACTTTGTTGTATCTGCCGTCCTCAAGCTCACGCATAGAGTGCATAATTCTACGCTGAACAGGCTTGAATCCATCATAAACAGACGGAATAGCTCTATCTAAAATTACATAAGATGCATAATCCAGAAACCAGTCTTTGTACAGTCCTGAAACTTTTTTTAAGCTTTCGCCTTCGTGAGAGTTTTCTTCTATCATTACTTCTTACTATCTTCTTTCTTTATTTGCTTTGACTATTTTATTGAGTGAAATTTTCAAATCGTTAACTTCTTTTTTTGTTAAATAAGAAATTTCATATTTTAACATGGTCGAACCACTATTTTTACTGGAAATGGTTAAATACAATCTTTTAACATAAAAAATAGTGATCACATCATATTTAATGAGTTTGTATTTTGGAAATTCATCGCTTAATGCCTTGCTTAGAAATGGAATAATGTTTCTGTTTCTAAAATGGATCGCTTCTCCGTCGCTGTCATATTCAAAAATCTGCCTTCCATTAAGGTAGAAAAAAATTAATAAAATGAGTGGAGTGATGATTAAAAGATAGCTTTCAACTCCTAAAATATTAAATCTATATTCCTCTAATAGAAATGCAATAATTCCACCCAATAACATCATCAATAATAATGTATTAACAAAATTATAGATGGGAGCTTTGTTTCGGTTACTTAGTCTCATTTGTGGTGGTGTTCTTTACAATCATTCTGCTTCGGTTAGAATTTCTTTATCGCTGATGTTAGAATCTTCTACAACCAGATTTTCAAGAATAAAAACCTGTCGGTCGGGAGTATTTTTCCCCATATAAAATTCTAATAACTGTTCGATGGTTTGATCTTTTCCAAGAACAACGGGCTCTAAACGAATATCTTTTCCTATGAAATTTTTAAATTCATCCGGCGAAATTTCTCCTAAACCTTTAAATCGGGTGATCTCAGGATTTTTTCCTAATTCATTTAAAGCTTTCACTCTTTCCAATTCAGAATAGCAATATCTCGTTTCCTTTTTATTTCTTACTCTGAATAATGGCGTTTGAAGAATATATAAATGTCCGTTTTTAATCACATCCGGGAAAAACTGAAGGAAAAATGTAATCATCAAAAGTCTGATGTGCATTCCGTCTACATCGGCATCGGTTGCAATAATGACTTGATTGTATCGTAAATCTTCAAGACTTTCTTCAATATTTAAAGCGGCCTGAAGAAGGTTGAATTCCTCATTTTCGTAGACTACTTTTTTGGTTAAACCATAACAGTTCAGCGGTTTACCTTTTAAAGAAAATACAGCCTGCGTTTCAACATCTCTTGATTTTGTGATGGAGCCTGATGCAGAATCTCCTTCCGTAATGAAGATTTGAGTTTCCGCTTTTCGTTCTGCTTTCTGATCGTTATAATGTTGTCTGCAGTCACGAAGTTTTTTATTGTGCAGCGAAACTTTTTTGGCTCTTTCTCTTGCCAATTTCTGAATTCCTGAAAGTTCTTTTCTTTCTCTTTCTGAGATTAAAATTTTTCTCTGAATCGCTTCAGCAATTTCGGGATTTTTATGAAGAAAATTATCCAGTTTACTTTTTAAGAAATCAATGATGAAAATTCTCACCGTCGGTCCATTCGGACCGATATCGTTGGAGCCCAATTTGGTTTTCGTCTGAGATTCGAAAACTGGTTCTTCTACACTGATGGAAATGGCCGCAACAATAGATTTCCTTATATCGGAAGCATCAAAGTTTTTATTAAAAAACTCTCGGATTGTTTTTACATACGCTTCACGAAAGGCATTTAAATGTGTCCCACCCTGCGTTGTATTTTGTCCGTTAACGAATGAAAAATACGTTTCTGTCTGCGATTTATCGGTATGCGTAACTGCCAATTCGATATCATTATCTCTTAAATGAATGATAGGGTACAATACATCGCTTTCCAATTCTTCTTCTAACAAATCTTTAAGACCGTTTTCAGAATAGAAAGTTTCACCGTTAAAAATAATTTTCAGTCCGGGATTCAGATAAGAATAATTGCGGAGCATTCTTGCGATATACTCTTTTCTATATTTGAAATGAAGGAAAATATCGGCATCAGGAACAAAAGAAATCTCCGTTCCGTTTCGATCAGACGTATCTTTTTCGCCATGATCTTCGGTAATAATTCCTCTGGAGAATTCTGCCATTTTCATCTTCCCTTCACGGAAAGATCTTACACGGAAATAATCTGAAAGGGCATTCACCGCTTTGGTTCCGACACCATTCAAACCTACTGATTTTTTGAAGGCTTTACTGTCGTATTTACCACCGGTATTCATTTTTGAAACGGCATCCACCACTTTTCCTAACGGAATTCCACGACCAAAATCACGGATCGTAACTTTTCCGTCGTCGACTTTTATTTCAATTCTTTTACCAGATTTCATTCTGAACTCATCAATCGAGTTATCGAGAATTTCTTTCAGCAAAATATAGATACCATCATCCGCAGACGAGCCATCGCCCAACTTCCCGATGTACATACCAGGACGTAAACGAATATGCTCCTGCCAATCGAGGGTTCTGATGTTATCTTCGGAATATACAGGGTTTATTTCTTGTGACATAGATTATTTCAGCAAACATACAAAAGTACGAAATAGAACAAAAATATCCGAATATTTCGACTCGTTTTTTTATGATAATTTCAGATAAAAACTACAGATTTATTTTTTGGTTACGAAATAATTTTTAATAACGAAATATCTTTAAATTTCAAAAAATGCTGTACATTCGAACTAAGCAAAATTTTCTTTCATGATACAACTTCCTTTTTCTAAACTTTCAAATGTAGGAACCACAATTTTCAGTCAGATGACTCAATTGGCCAATGAAAATGAAGCCATCAATTTGTCTCAGGGATTCCCGGATTTTATGCCTGATTCAGAATTGTTGAATCTTGTGAATCATTTTATTCAAAAAGGTTTTAACCAATATGCACCAATGGGCGGAATGATTGGCTTGAAAGAAGAAATTGCAAGGAAAATTGAAAACAGTCATCAAACGACTTATCATCCTGATTCAGAAATTACCATTACCGCAGGCGGAACTCAGGCAATTTTTACAACGATTGCTACTTTTGTTAAGAAAGATGATGAAGTAATTATTTTTGAACCTGCTTATGATTGCTACGAACCAACAGTTGAACTTTTCGGAGGAATTGTAAAACGTTTCGAAATGAAAGCTCCTGATTATGAAATCGACTGGAATGTCGTGAAAAATTTAGTTTCAGAAAAAACAAAAATGATCATTCTGAATAACCCGAACAATCCATCAGGAAAAATTTTAAAGGAAAATGATTTTCAGGAATTAATTAAATTAGTAAAAGATACCTCGATTCTTATTTTAAGTGATGAAGTCTATGAAAATATTGTTTTTGACGGAAAAAAACATCTAAGTATCTGCAAATATCCCGAACTCAAAGAAAGAAGTCTTTTAGTTGCATCTTTCGGGAAACTTTTCCACGTGACCGGCTGGAAAATCGGATATTGTGCCGCTCCGAAAGCTTTAACAGATGAGTTCAGAAAAATTCATCAATTCAATGTATTTTCCGTCAACACACCGATTCAGCTGGCTTTGGCTGAATATATGAAAAATAATGAGCATTATCTTGGTTTGAATGATTTTTTCCAGGAAAAAAGAAATTTTTTAAGACAAGGTTTAGTGAATACTTCATTTGAATTACTCGATTGTGAAGGGACGTATTTTCAGGCTTTGAAATATGACAAAATTTCAGACAAACCAGATTTTGATTTCGCCACAGAACTTACCATTAATCATAAAGTTGCAAGTGTACCTTTTTCTTCTTTTTATAAAAATAAACTGAATGAAAATGTGATCAGACTTTGTTTTGCTAAGAAGCAGGAAACTCTGGAAAAGGCAATTGAGAATTTGGCAAAACTTTAAAAAATAAATTTCTCGCAGATTCAGCAAATCAAGCAGATTTTTTTTGATCTGCGTAATCCGCTCAATCTGCGAGAGAAAAATAATTTATTTAAAAGAACATTCCACCAGAAGCTTCAATTCTTTGCGCGGTAATCCAGCGAGCGTCTTCGGTACAAAGGAAAGCTACCACTCCACCAATATCGTCCGGCAAACCAGCTCTTCCTAAAGCTGTATTTCCTGCGATCATTGCATTGATATTTTCATCATCTCTTGTTCTTCCGCCACCAAAATCGGTTTCAATCGCTCCCGGAGCAACTACATTGACTTTGATTTTTCTTGATCCCAATTCTTTCGCCATGTATTTCGTCAGCATTTCAACACCCGCTTTCATTGAACCATAAACTGATGATCCTGGCAAAGCAAATCTTGCCAATCCTGAAGAAATATTGATAATTCCTCCACCGTTATTGATGAATGGCAGAAACTTCTGAGTTAAAAAGAAAACCCCTTTGAAATGAATATTGAACATCTCATCCAATTGCTCTTCGGTAGTTTCTGTAATTGGAGAATACAAAGCGGTTCCTGCATTGTTGATCAGATAATCAATGTTTGCATTTCCTCTACTTTCTTTCAGATGATCAGTTACATTTTGAATGAATGAATCAAAACTTTTAACATCTCTGGTATCGAGTTGAAAAGCTGTTGCGTTTCTTCCTAAAGCTTTAATTTCACTTACAACATTTTCAGCTTCTTCTTTATTGCTATGATACGTGATAATAACATCCAAACCTTTCTCAGCAATTTTTAATGCTGAATTTTTTCCTAATCCACGGCTTCCGCCAGTTATCAATGCGATTTTTGCTGTACTCATTTTTAATATTTTTTCTTGTAACAAAGTTCATTTAAATCTACTCAAAACTATTTGCTTGAATCAATCTGAAATTTGCATAATTCAAATCATGAACGAAATTCCAATGGTGCAAATGAAGTTTTACGCTTAAAAAAATTAGAAAAATGCGCAATTTCTTCAAATCCCAAAGCATAAGAAATTTCAGACACATTCCATTTAGTTTGCTTTAATAAGATCTTAGCTTCCTGAATAATGCGATCTGCAATAAATTCAGTGGTCGTTTTTCCCGTTGTTTCTTTTAAATTTTTATTTAAATAATTCACATGAATCGCCAATCTTTCTGCATAATCTTTAGCGACTTTCAGTTGAACTCTCTGATCGGGAGACTCTATCGGAAATTGTCTTTCCAGCAATTCGATGAACAGTGAAACTACTCTCAAAGAAGCGTTCTGAGAAGTTGAATTTTTTTCGGCAGGTTGCAGTTTTTGCCCGTAATGAATCAGTTCAAAAACATAATTTCTGATCAGATCGTATTTAAAAGCATAATCAGAATCGATTTCTTTTTTGATTTTTGAAAATAGCATTTCAATTTCATCTGCCAGTTCATCGTCAATCTCAAAAACAGGGATTGCACCAGGTTGAAACAAAGGCAAGTCTTCAAGAATATTCTGAGATTGATTTTTATTAAAAAAATCATCGGTAAAAACACAAAAGCTTCCGGACTGATTTTCATCTTCCGGAACATAATGATAAGGAACTTTCGGCGTCGCAAAAAGCAGTGCATTCTTTTTTATGGAAATTATTTTGTCTGCATATTCAGCTCTGTTCTTTCCTCGTATCAGACTGATTTTATAATACTTTCTTCTGTTGTAAGGCATTTCACAGTTCTTTTTAAAAGTAGCAAGCGTGTGTGCAATATCAAAAACATTAAAATGACCAATATCTTTGTGAAGTCCTTTTGGGAAAATACTTTCGAGATCTTTTCCGAGCATTTTTGCCATTTCGCCATAAAAGTCTTCTAAAGATGCATGAGCTATTTTTTCCATGATGAGAAATTTGTATAAATCAAATATAGGAATTAGTAAATATTATTTTACTTTAAAAACGACAAATATTTTTAACATATAAGTAAACTCTAGAGAAAGATCCGAATACTGAAAAGAACACATTAGTTTTTTGAAAAATCACAGATTTTCAACTTTTTAAAAAATTATACTTTAAAACATTTTTTTGTAATTTAATTTTCAAAAGTATGTCACAAATAAGTTTCATGCCCTTTCCGATTAACATTTGTCAAAGCAAAAACGCTCCCAAATTCATGGAAGCGTTCTTTTAAAATACTATAACTAACTTTTAATACTTTTAAACATTGAATCTGAAGTGCATAATATCACCGTCTTGTACGATGTATTCTTTTCCTTCAACAGAAAGCTTTCCGGCCTCCTTTACTTTGGCTTCTGTTCCGTAGCTCACGTAATCGTTATATTTGATTACTTCTGCACGGATGAATCCTTTCTCAAAATCAGTGTGGATGACCCCTGCAGCTTGAGGAGCTGTCCAGCCTTGTCCGATAGTCCACGCTCTCACTTCTTTTACACCTGCCGTGAAGTACGTCTGAAGTTTCAACAAATCATACGCCTTTCTGATCAAACGGTTTACACCCGGTTCAGTTAAGCCCAATTCTTCCAAGAAAATCTCTCTTTCTTCGAAAGTATCCAATTCATTGATATCTGCTTCGATCTGAGCAGCTAAAACTACTACTTCAGCTTTTTCTTTCTGAGCCATTTCTTCAATCTTGGCAATCCATTCGTTTCCGTTTTTGATAGAATTTTCGTCTACATTACAAACGTAAAGAACAGGTTTATTGGTCAACAACTGAACATCTGATATAATAGATGCCGCAAAATCATCCATTGGGAATTCTCTTGCATTTTTACCGTCTTCGATAAATTTCTCTAAATTATGAAGCGTTTCATAAGTCAGAATATCTTCTTTCTTACCAGACTTGATGAATTTTTTAGCTTTTTCAACTGCTTTACCAACAGTTTCCAAATCTTTCAACTGCAACTCGATGTCGATAATTTCTTTATCTCTCATCGGATCTACAGAACCTTCTACGTGGATGATATTTCCGTTTTCAAAACATCTTAAA contains:
- a CDS encoding YaaA family protein is translated as MKIITSPAKLMNTENSTDLLRSTTPKFIEEAEFIHSFLKHKSPKYLSELMEISPKLADENWERNQKWKAKPNAKESAPAMFAFTGEVYRGLDAKTLDKKAVDYLQKNYRMLSGLYGLLKPSDKVMLYRLEMGRPFEFDEYKNLYSFWTEKVTEQLNSEMKKNEPLLFLCSNEYGKVIDRKKLNHKIIDFEFYELREGKLKTIVVYTKHARGLVVRFCAETQAKTLNDVKAFNYEGYRINEEKSTDTKLVFTR
- the prmC gene encoding peptide chain release factor N(5)-glutamine methyltransferase — translated: MTISELKKYFKTELSGLYTDSETDFLYSVFVEKILGLNQIQQRMMSDQQLSDVNENHFQNILSELKIGKPYQHILGETEFYGMTFFVNENVLIPRPETEELLEMAIQKIQNSDFDVQGLKILDIGTGSGIIPLVLKKYFPNAEISSIDFSEKALEVAKRNAEFHQLEVNFIHADYLNFKLNENYDIIISNPPYIGIEEEIEIENSVKGFEPTIALFSPTSDALIFYKKIAEDSIKHLNKNGFLFLEINQKLGSETLELYQDILSNAELIKDLSGNDRFVIGLK
- a CDS encoding rhomboid family intramembrane serine protease, with product MGILFITIAITAIISFIAFNNQVIFEKYKFNVGAIRNKKEYLRLLSAGFLHADIMHLLFNMMTLYFFGPVILEGFGTVGFIIIYIGSILLGNIFSLFIYQKQPWYSAIGASGGVSGVLFAAIAMAPNMSLYLFFIPIPIPGFIFGLLYFGYSVYMMLNPKQWDNLGHAAHLGGAFFGLVYAIANQPEAAIENSLFIGIMALPLLYLSYEIFIKKRIG
- a CDS encoding DNA gyrase/topoisomerase IV subunit A, yielding MIEENSHEGESLKKVSGLYKDWFLDYASYVILDRAIPSVYDGFKPVQRRIMHSMRELEDGRYNKVANIVGNTMKYHPHGDASITDAMVGIGQRELLIDTQGNWGNIYTGDSAAAARYIEARLTPFALEVVFNPKTTVWSKSYDGRNNEPVDLPVKFPLLLAQGVEGIGVGLSTKILPHNFNELINASVAHLKGKKFEIFPDFLTAGFLDVSEYNDGHRGGKVRARAKISQVDKHTLMISELPFSKNTGDLIDSIIKANEKGKIKIKKIEDNTSDKVEILIYLHNEVSPDKTIDALYAFTDCQVTISPNACVIVGDKPMFLNVSEILRMNTDHTVSLLKKELEIELNELQESWHFSSLERIFIENRIYHDIEEVKSWEDVLKTIAIGLKPHTAHLLREVTEEDILRLTEIRIKRISRFDLDKFKENILSLEGKIEQVRHHLANLIAYAIDYYLNIQKKYGKGRERKTELRIFDTIDASKVAVANEKFYANFEEGFVGTSLRKDQFLFDCSDIDDIITFRKDGSMKVVKVEAKTFIGKDILHVAIWKKNDKRTVYNMIYREGMQGPYYMKRFSVTGVTRNTDYRLASDAKGSETLYFSANPNGEAETVTVLLKPNPRIRKNKMDIDFSEIGIKGRDSKGNLVTKYSVKKVDLKEEGVSTLAPRKIWFDETVRRLNADVRGTLLGSFKGDDKILTINSQGEAKLISFDLGNRFDDEYIILEKWRPQQPITCIYYDGEKDIYFIKRFLLENTINPQTFMPSEHPKSFIERILVSNGATAEIIFAKDKGKERDPETVNIDEFIAIKGIKAIGNQFTKFKVKNINITIPEPEEEELEVYEEPDFTPSADDDGGTIGDLFEGGNTEN
- a CDS encoding DNA topoisomerase IV subunit B codes for the protein MSQEINPVYSEDNIRTLDWQEHIRLRPGMYIGKLGDGSSADDGIYILLKEILDNSIDEFRMKSGKRIEIKVDDGKVTIRDFGRGIPLGKVVDAVSKMNTGGKYDSKAFKKSVGLNGVGTKAVNALSDYFRVRSFREGKMKMAEFSRGIITEDHGEKDTSDRNGTEISFVPDADIFLHFKYRKEYIARMLRNYSYLNPGLKIIFNGETFYSENGLKDLLEEELESDVLYPIIHLRDNDIELAVTHTDKSQTETYFSFVNGQNTTQGGTHLNAFREAYVKTIREFFNKNFDASDIRKSIVAAISISVEEPVFESQTKTKLGSNDIGPNGPTVRIFIIDFLKSKLDNFLHKNPEIAEAIQRKILISERERKELSGIQKLARERAKKVSLHNKKLRDCRQHYNDQKAERKAETQIFITEGDSASGSITKSRDVETQAVFSLKGKPLNCYGLTKKVVYENEEFNLLQAALNIEESLEDLRYNQVIIATDADVDGMHIRLLMITFFLQFFPDVIKNGHLYILQTPLFRVRNKKETRYCYSELERVKALNELGKNPEITRFKGLGEISPDEFKNFIGKDIRLEPVVLGKDQTIEQLLEFYMGKNTPDRQVFILENLVVEDSNISDKEILTEAE
- a CDS encoding methionine aminotransferase codes for the protein MIQLPFSKLSNVGTTIFSQMTQLANENEAINLSQGFPDFMPDSELLNLVNHFIQKGFNQYAPMGGMIGLKEEIARKIENSHQTTYHPDSEITITAGGTQAIFTTIATFVKKDDEVIIFEPAYDCYEPTVELFGGIVKRFEMKAPDYEIDWNVVKNLVSEKTKMIILNNPNNPSGKILKENDFQELIKLVKDTSILILSDEVYENIVFDGKKHLSICKYPELKERSLLVASFGKLFHVTGWKIGYCAAPKALTDEFRKIHQFNVFSVNTPIQLALAEYMKNNEHYLGLNDFFQEKRNFLRQGLVNTSFELLDCEGTYFQALKYDKISDKPDFDFATELTINHKVASVPFSSFYKNKLNENVIRLCFAKKQETLEKAIENLAKL
- a CDS encoding SDR family NAD(P)-dependent oxidoreductase; this translates as MSTAKIALITGGSRGLGKNSALKIAEKGLDVIITYHSNKEEAENVVSEIKALGRNATAFQLDTRDVKSFDSFIQNVTDHLKESRGNANIDYLINNAGTALYSPITETTEEQLDEMFNIHFKGVFFLTQKFLPFINNGGGIINISSGLARFALPGSSVYGSMKAGVEMLTKYMAKELGSRKIKVNVVAPGAIETDFGGGRTRDDENINAMIAGNTALGRAGLPDDIGGVVAFLCTEDARWITAQRIEASGGMFF
- a CDS encoding AraC family transcriptional regulator, whose protein sequence is MEKIAHASLEDFYGEMAKMLGKDLESIFPKGLHKDIGHFNVFDIAHTLATFKKNCEMPYNRRKYYKISLIRGKNRAEYADKIISIKKNALLFATPKVPYHYVPEDENQSGSFCVFTDDFFNKNQSQNILEDLPLFQPGAIPVFEIDDELADEIEMLFSKIKKEIDSDYAFKYDLIRNYVFELIHYGQKLQPAEKNSTSQNASLRVVSLFIELLERQFPIESPDQRVQLKVAKDYAERLAIHVNYLNKNLKETTGKTTTEFIADRIIQEAKILLKQTKWNVSEISYALGFEEIAHFSNFFKRKTSFAPLEFRS
- the ychF gene encoding redox-regulated ATPase YchF, with the translated sequence MKCGIVGLPNVGKSTLFNCLSNAKAQSANYPFCTIEPNLGTVSVPDQRLFELEKLVNPERVLPAVVEIVDIAGLVKGASKGEGLGNQFLANIRECEAIIHVLRCFENGNIIHVEGSVDPMRDKEIIDIELQLKDLETVGKAVEKAKKFIKSGKKEDILTYETLHNLEKFIEDGKNAREFPMDDFAASIISDVQLLTNKPVLYVCNVDENSIKNGNEWIAKIEEMAQKEKAEVVVLAAQIEADINELDTFEEREIFLEELGLTEPGVNRLIRKAYDLLKLQTYFTAGVKEVRAWTIGQGWTAPQAAGVIHTDFEKGFIRAEVIKYNDYVSYGTEAKVKEAGKLSVEGKEYIVQDGDIMHFRFNV